In a genomic window of Festucalex cinctus isolate MCC-2025b chromosome 11, RoL_Fcin_1.0, whole genome shotgun sequence:
- the usp37 gene encoding ubiquitin carboxyl-terminal hydrolase 37 isoform X1 → MATLVTKVSSGGVVKMRYTSMEVGVSRWKEGTFEILEKDNKVNLCLRFSSGGAGKTFQLNQNVKKVTCNMNRIMLFLKDKSTITLDQMSSTLARKTNDCLEKLMQGKTSVLKSSHGSVNFSLPTRRSVKNEISPSGERQTTTRRQSAEGREDSTPRKPLGSPSRAASTPTRTGLSENRSEKRKRLLTSENDLTEDYPKENDSSSNNKATSDPSRKFLLSCKEKLKQAEDNRSLAPLGSTTPLQPTSFYGSRVVTKDYSQSHSFSERPSSTSVTPAAKRSLLLPNHSTPFKKVRPSVDYGGWNKQRPSAPAQLQPPLQGFSNLGNTCYMNAILQSLFSLPSFSNDMLRQSIPWRKVPVNALLRRFAHLLTKKDVGCPETQKDLLRKVKSAISSTAERFSGNMQNDAHEFLSQCLDQLKDDVEKMNKSWTGDTSASAAATEHSPVARTDPGEEADTSRIYTCPVAVNMEFEVQHTITCKLCGEVVTKREQFNDLSIDLPRRKKTLPLRSIQDSLDLFFRLEEIEYSCEKCNGKAATVTHKFSKLPRVLILHLKRYSFNAHLSLNSKLGQQVVIPRYLTLLSHCTDSTRPPIALSLSSQASRALKTSQSLNASTTPLRKAGGKSVNSNNTSALVDSDSEEELIRLSGGSRQRTSTSLSEDGERPEDAKQGVPMDPSDFGGINDDEMLEAVLEISRQEAGLTSPSALDDEPSSSPDTGFGDTDAHDLAYHTELIDTDSKQPADVLDSLDLTMDENKENQTPESSQQGQQGEMDWVQQYSLDQEREDQELQQALAQSLKEHEAQEMREADDLKRATELSLQEFNNSLPELMCSDDDSGNEDVLDMEYTEAEAENLKRNAECGDLTNSFRLISVVSHIGSSSSSGHYISDVYDMKKQSWLTYNDLDVSRTQEASVQRERDRSGYIFFYMHKDVFEQLSEMERAPSGVSELGRNVLQPL, encoded by the exons ATGGCCACCCTCGTGACCAAAGTTTCCAGTGGCGGCGTTGTGAAGATGCGCTACACCAGCATGGAAGTCGGCGTCTCGCGATGGAAGGAAGGAACTTTTGAGATACTGGAAAAGGACAACAAAGTCAACCTATGCCTGAGATTCAGCTCCGGCGGGGCAGGCAAAACCTTCCAG CTGAATCAGAACGTGAAAAAAGTCACATGCAACATGAACCGAATCATGCTGTTTTTGAAAGACAAAAGCACGATCACACTGGACCAGATGTCTTCCACTTTGGCCCGGAAGACTAATGACTGCCTGGAGAAGCTGATGCAAGGAAAGACAA GTGTTTTAAAATCATCCCATGGAAGTGTAAACTTCAGTCTGCCGACACGCCGGTCAGTGAAGAATGAAATCAGTCCCTCTGGGGAAAGACAG ACAACAACAAGGCGTCAGAGTGCCGAGGGACGGGAGGACTCCACGCCACGTAAACCTCTGGGCAGCCCGAGCAGAGCGGCATCTACGCCTACTCGAACCGGACTTTCTGAGAACCG GAGTGAAAAGAGAAAGCGACTCCTCACCTCTGAAAATGACTTGACTGAAGACTACCCCAAGGAAAATGATTCCTCCAG CAACAACAAAGCCACTTCAGACCCATCTAGGAAGTTTTTACTGAGTTGCAAAGAAAAACTGAAGCAGGCGGAGGACAATCGCAGTTTAG CTCCTCTTGGTTCAACTACTCCCCTCCAACCAACTTCATTCTACGGCAGTCGAGTTGTGACCAAGGATTACAGCCAGAGCCACTCCTTTTCAGAAAG GCCATCGAGTACTTCGGTGACACCCGCAGCGAAGCGCAGCCTCCTGCTCCCTAATCACTCAACTCCATTCAAGAAAGTGCGACCCTCCGTGGATTACGGCGGTTGGAACAAGCAGAGGCCCTCCGCTCCGGCCCAGTTGCAGCCTCCCTTGCAAGG GTTTTCAAATTTGGGCAACACTTGCTACATGAACGCTATTCTGCAGTCGCTCTTCAGCCTCCCGTCCTTCTCCAATGACATGCTGAGGCAGAGCATCCCTTGGAGGAAGGTGCCCGTCAATGCCTTGCTCAG GCGTTTTGCTCATCTTCTGACCAAGAAGGACGTGGGCTGCCCGGAAACACAAAAGGACCTGTTGAGGAAAGTGAAAAGTGCAATTTCGTCTACCGCCGAGCGGTTCTCTGGGAATATGCAGAAT GACGCTCACGAGTTCCTCAGCCAGTGTCTGGACCAGCTGAAAGACGACGTGGAGAAAATGAACAAAAGCTGGACCGGTGACACATCTGCGtccgcggcggcgacggagcACTCGCCGGTGGCTAGGACGGACCCTGGCGAAGAAGCCGACACCTCTCGCATCTACACCTGCCCTGTGGCTGTGAACATGGAGTTCGAAGTGCAGCACACCATCACCTGCAAATT GTGCGGCGAAGTGGTGACCAAGCGCGAGCAGTTCAACGACCTGTCCATCGACCTACCTCGCAGAAAGAAGACCCTCCCGCTTCGATCGATACAAGATTCCCTCGATCTGTTTTTCAGG TTGGAGGAAATTGAATATTCGTGCGAGAAATGCAATGGAAAAGCAGCTACGGTTACACACAAATTCAGCAAATTACCCAG aGTGCTCATCCTCCACCTGAAAAGGTACAGTTTCAATGCCCATTTGTCTCTGAACAGCAAGCTGGGCCAACAGGTGGTGATACCCCGCTACCTAACACTACTATCGCATTGCACTGACTCCACACGGCCCCCCATCGCTCTCAGCTTGAGTTCCCAAGC gtcCAGAGCACTGAAAACCTCACAGTCACTCAATGCGTCCACAACACCTCTCCG GAAGGCCGGAGGGAAATCAGTCAATTCCAACAACACATCTGCGCTAGTGGACTCGGATAGCGAAGAGGAGCTAATAAGGTTGAGTGGCGGTAGCAGACAACGAACCAGCACCTCTCTTTCGGAAGATGGTGAACGACCAGAAGATGCGAAG cagGGAGTGCCTATGGATCCGTCAGACTTTGGCGGTATAAATGATGATGAAATGTTAGAGGCCGTGCTGGAGATCAGTCGGCAGGAGGCTGGTCTCACCTCTCCGTCGGCCCTGGATGACGAGCCGTCGAGCAGTCCGGACACGGGCTTCGGAGACACGGATGCCCATGACCTGGCTTACCACACGGAGCTAATTGACACAGACAGTAAACAGCCTGCAG ATGTGTTGGATTCCTTGGACTTGACCATGGACGAGAACAAAGAGAATCAAACCCCGGAGAGCTCGCAGCAGGGGCAACAGGGCGAAATGGATTGGGTCCAGCAATACAGCTTGGATCAGGAGAGGGAAGATCAGGAGTTGCAGCAGGCGTTGGCCCAAAGCCTCAAGGAGCAT GAAGCCCAAGAGATGAGAGAAGCGGATGATCTGAAGAGGGCCACTGAGCTCAGCTTGCAAG AGTTCAACAATTCTTTGCCTGAGCTCATGTGCTCGGATGACGATTCCGGCAACGAAGATGTGCTCGACATGGAGTACACCGAAGCTGAAGCAGAGAACCTCAAGAGGAACGCCGAG TGCGGCGACTTGACCAATTCGTTTCGGCTCATCAGCGTCGTCAGCCACATCGGGAGCAGCTCCTCCTCTG GACATTACATCAGCGACGTGTACGACATGAAGAAGCAGTCGTGGCTGACGTACAACGACCTGGACGTGTCGCGCACGCAGGAGGCGAGCGTCCAGCGAGAGCGCGACCGCAGCGGATACATCTTCTTCTATATGCACAA GGACGTGTTTGAGCAGCTATCCGAGATGGAGAGGGCGCCCAGCGGTGTCTCAGAGTTGGGCAGAAATGTCTTGCAACCCCTCTGA
- the cnot9 gene encoding CCR4-NOT transcription complex subunit 9 isoform X1 translates to MLATGAAVTNVTALAQVDREKIYQWINELSSPETRENALLELSKKRESVPDLAPMLWHSCGTIAALLQEIVNIYPSINPPTLTAHQSNRVCNALALLQCVASHPETRSAFLAAHIPLFLYPFLHTVSKTRPFEYLRLTSLGVIGALVKTDEQEVINFLLTTEIIPLCLRIMESGSELSKTVATFILQKILLDDTGLAYICQTYERFSHVAMILGKMVLQLSKEPSARLLKHVVRCYLRLSDNLRAREALRQCLPDQLKDSTFAQVLKDDTTTKRWLAQLVKNLQEGQVTDARGIPLAPQ, encoded by the exons ATGCTGGCTACGGGAGCC gctgtcaccaatgtcacAGCCTTGGCTCAGGTAGACCGGGAGAAAATTTACCAGTGGATCAATGAGTTGTCCAGCCCTGAGACCCGAGAGAACGCCTTGCTGGAGCTCAGCAAGAAACGGGAATCTGTCCCCGACCTGGCACCCATGCTCTGGCACTCCTGTGGCACCATCGCCGCCCTTTTGCAG GAAATTGTGAACATCTATCCCTCGATAAACCCGCCCACGCTGACGGCTCACCAATCCAACAGAGTGTGCAACGCCTTGGCGCTTCTTCAGTGTGTCGCCTCGCACCCGGAAACGAG GTCGGCCTTTCTCGCGGCTCACATTCCCCTTTTCCTCTATCCGTTTCTACACACCGTCAGCAAAACACGCCCGTTCGAGTACTTGCGGCTTACCAGCCTGGGAGTCATAG GCGCATTGGTCAAAACAGACGAGCAGGAAGTAATCAACTTCCTCCTCACGACTGAAATCATCCCGCTGTGTCTCCGTATTATGGAATCTGGGAGTGAACTCTCCAAGACG GTTGCTACTTTCATCCTGCAGAAGATCCTCTTGGACGACACAGGGCTGGCCTACATCTGCCAGACGTACGAGCGCTTCTCCCACGTGGCCATGATCCTC GGGAAGATGGTGTTGCAGTTGTCCAAAGAGCCTTCGGCGCGTCTGCTGAAGCACGTGGTTCGATGCTACCTCCGCCTCTCGGATAATCTCAG AGCACGAGAAGCGCTTCGTCAGTGTCTGCCCGACCAGCTGAAGGACAGCACCTTCGCGCAGGTGCTGAAGGACGACACCACCACCAAGCGTTGGCTGGCCCAGTTGGTGAAGAACCTCCAGGAGGGCCAGGTGACCGACGCCCGCGGCATCCCGTTGGCCCCGCAGTGA
- the usp37 gene encoding ubiquitin carboxyl-terminal hydrolase 37 isoform X2 yields the protein MATLVTKVSSGGVVKMRYTSMEVGVSRWKEGTFEILEKDNKVNLCLRFSSGGAGKTFQLNQNVKKVTCNMNRIMLFLKDKSTITLDQMSSTLARKTNDCLEKLMQGKTSVLKSSHGSVNFSLPTRRSVKNEISPSGERQTTTRRQSAEGREDSTPRKPLGSPSRAASTPTRTGLSENRSEKRKRLLTSENDLTEDYPKENDSSSNNKATSDPSRKFLLSCKEKLKQAEDNRSLAPLGSTTPLQPTSFYGSRVVTKDYSQSHSFSERPSSTSVTPAAKRSLLLPNHSTPFKKVRPSVDYGGWNKQRPSAPAQLQPPLQGFSNLGNTCYMNAILQSLFSLPSFSNDMLRQSIPWRKVPVNALLRRFAHLLTKKDVGCPETQKDLLRKVKSAISSTAERFSGNMQNDAHEFLSQCLDQLKDDVEKMNKSWTGDTSASAAATEHSPVARTDPGEEADTSRIYTCPVAVNMEFEVQHTITCKLCGEVVTKREQFNDLSIDLPRRKKTLPLRSIQDSLDLFFRLEEIEYSCEKCNGKAATVTHKFSKLPRVLILHLKRYSFNAHLSLNSKLGQQVVIPRYLTLLSHCTDSTRPPIALSLSSQASRALKTSQSLNASTTPLRKAGGKSVNSNNTSALVDSDSEEELIRLSGGSRQRTSTSLSEDGERPEDAKGVPMDPSDFGGINDDEMLEAVLEISRQEAGLTSPSALDDEPSSSPDTGFGDTDAHDLAYHTELIDTDSKQPADVLDSLDLTMDENKENQTPESSQQGQQGEMDWVQQYSLDQEREDQELQQALAQSLKEHEAQEMREADDLKRATELSLQEFNNSLPELMCSDDDSGNEDVLDMEYTEAEAENLKRNAECGDLTNSFRLISVVSHIGSSSSSGHYISDVYDMKKQSWLTYNDLDVSRTQEASVQRERDRSGYIFFYMHKDVFEQLSEMERAPSGVSELGRNVLQPL from the exons ATGGCCACCCTCGTGACCAAAGTTTCCAGTGGCGGCGTTGTGAAGATGCGCTACACCAGCATGGAAGTCGGCGTCTCGCGATGGAAGGAAGGAACTTTTGAGATACTGGAAAAGGACAACAAAGTCAACCTATGCCTGAGATTCAGCTCCGGCGGGGCAGGCAAAACCTTCCAG CTGAATCAGAACGTGAAAAAAGTCACATGCAACATGAACCGAATCATGCTGTTTTTGAAAGACAAAAGCACGATCACACTGGACCAGATGTCTTCCACTTTGGCCCGGAAGACTAATGACTGCCTGGAGAAGCTGATGCAAGGAAAGACAA GTGTTTTAAAATCATCCCATGGAAGTGTAAACTTCAGTCTGCCGACACGCCGGTCAGTGAAGAATGAAATCAGTCCCTCTGGGGAAAGACAG ACAACAACAAGGCGTCAGAGTGCCGAGGGACGGGAGGACTCCACGCCACGTAAACCTCTGGGCAGCCCGAGCAGAGCGGCATCTACGCCTACTCGAACCGGACTTTCTGAGAACCG GAGTGAAAAGAGAAAGCGACTCCTCACCTCTGAAAATGACTTGACTGAAGACTACCCCAAGGAAAATGATTCCTCCAG CAACAACAAAGCCACTTCAGACCCATCTAGGAAGTTTTTACTGAGTTGCAAAGAAAAACTGAAGCAGGCGGAGGACAATCGCAGTTTAG CTCCTCTTGGTTCAACTACTCCCCTCCAACCAACTTCATTCTACGGCAGTCGAGTTGTGACCAAGGATTACAGCCAGAGCCACTCCTTTTCAGAAAG GCCATCGAGTACTTCGGTGACACCCGCAGCGAAGCGCAGCCTCCTGCTCCCTAATCACTCAACTCCATTCAAGAAAGTGCGACCCTCCGTGGATTACGGCGGTTGGAACAAGCAGAGGCCCTCCGCTCCGGCCCAGTTGCAGCCTCCCTTGCAAGG GTTTTCAAATTTGGGCAACACTTGCTACATGAACGCTATTCTGCAGTCGCTCTTCAGCCTCCCGTCCTTCTCCAATGACATGCTGAGGCAGAGCATCCCTTGGAGGAAGGTGCCCGTCAATGCCTTGCTCAG GCGTTTTGCTCATCTTCTGACCAAGAAGGACGTGGGCTGCCCGGAAACACAAAAGGACCTGTTGAGGAAAGTGAAAAGTGCAATTTCGTCTACCGCCGAGCGGTTCTCTGGGAATATGCAGAAT GACGCTCACGAGTTCCTCAGCCAGTGTCTGGACCAGCTGAAAGACGACGTGGAGAAAATGAACAAAAGCTGGACCGGTGACACATCTGCGtccgcggcggcgacggagcACTCGCCGGTGGCTAGGACGGACCCTGGCGAAGAAGCCGACACCTCTCGCATCTACACCTGCCCTGTGGCTGTGAACATGGAGTTCGAAGTGCAGCACACCATCACCTGCAAATT GTGCGGCGAAGTGGTGACCAAGCGCGAGCAGTTCAACGACCTGTCCATCGACCTACCTCGCAGAAAGAAGACCCTCCCGCTTCGATCGATACAAGATTCCCTCGATCTGTTTTTCAGG TTGGAGGAAATTGAATATTCGTGCGAGAAATGCAATGGAAAAGCAGCTACGGTTACACACAAATTCAGCAAATTACCCAG aGTGCTCATCCTCCACCTGAAAAGGTACAGTTTCAATGCCCATTTGTCTCTGAACAGCAAGCTGGGCCAACAGGTGGTGATACCCCGCTACCTAACACTACTATCGCATTGCACTGACTCCACACGGCCCCCCATCGCTCTCAGCTTGAGTTCCCAAGC gtcCAGAGCACTGAAAACCTCACAGTCACTCAATGCGTCCACAACACCTCTCCG GAAGGCCGGAGGGAAATCAGTCAATTCCAACAACACATCTGCGCTAGTGGACTCGGATAGCGAAGAGGAGCTAATAAGGTTGAGTGGCGGTAGCAGACAACGAACCAGCACCTCTCTTTCGGAAGATGGTGAACGACCAGAAGATGCGAAG GGAGTGCCTATGGATCCGTCAGACTTTGGCGGTATAAATGATGATGAAATGTTAGAGGCCGTGCTGGAGATCAGTCGGCAGGAGGCTGGTCTCACCTCTCCGTCGGCCCTGGATGACGAGCCGTCGAGCAGTCCGGACACGGGCTTCGGAGACACGGATGCCCATGACCTGGCTTACCACACGGAGCTAATTGACACAGACAGTAAACAGCCTGCAG ATGTGTTGGATTCCTTGGACTTGACCATGGACGAGAACAAAGAGAATCAAACCCCGGAGAGCTCGCAGCAGGGGCAACAGGGCGAAATGGATTGGGTCCAGCAATACAGCTTGGATCAGGAGAGGGAAGATCAGGAGTTGCAGCAGGCGTTGGCCCAAAGCCTCAAGGAGCAT GAAGCCCAAGAGATGAGAGAAGCGGATGATCTGAAGAGGGCCACTGAGCTCAGCTTGCAAG AGTTCAACAATTCTTTGCCTGAGCTCATGTGCTCGGATGACGATTCCGGCAACGAAGATGTGCTCGACATGGAGTACACCGAAGCTGAAGCAGAGAACCTCAAGAGGAACGCCGAG TGCGGCGACTTGACCAATTCGTTTCGGCTCATCAGCGTCGTCAGCCACATCGGGAGCAGCTCCTCCTCTG GACATTACATCAGCGACGTGTACGACATGAAGAAGCAGTCGTGGCTGACGTACAACGACCTGGACGTGTCGCGCACGCAGGAGGCGAGCGTCCAGCGAGAGCGCGACCGCAGCGGATACATCTTCTTCTATATGCACAA GGACGTGTTTGAGCAGCTATCCGAGATGGAGAGGGCGCCCAGCGGTGTCTCAGAGTTGGGCAGAAATGTCTTGCAACCCCTCTGA
- the cnot9 gene encoding CCR4-NOT transcription complex subunit 9 isoform X2 codes for MLWHSCGTIAALLQEIVNIYPSINPPTLTAHQSNRVCNALALLQCVASHPETRSAFLAAHIPLFLYPFLHTVSKTRPFEYLRLTSLGVIGALVKTDEQEVINFLLTTEIIPLCLRIMESGSELSKTVATFILQKILLDDTGLAYICQTYERFSHVAMILGKMVLQLSKEPSARLLKHVVRCYLRLSDNLRAREALRQCLPDQLKDSTFAQVLKDDTTTKRWLAQLVKNLQEGQVTDARGIPLAPQ; via the exons ATGCTCTGGCACTCCTGTGGCACCATCGCCGCCCTTTTGCAG GAAATTGTGAACATCTATCCCTCGATAAACCCGCCCACGCTGACGGCTCACCAATCCAACAGAGTGTGCAACGCCTTGGCGCTTCTTCAGTGTGTCGCCTCGCACCCGGAAACGAG GTCGGCCTTTCTCGCGGCTCACATTCCCCTTTTCCTCTATCCGTTTCTACACACCGTCAGCAAAACACGCCCGTTCGAGTACTTGCGGCTTACCAGCCTGGGAGTCATAG GCGCATTGGTCAAAACAGACGAGCAGGAAGTAATCAACTTCCTCCTCACGACTGAAATCATCCCGCTGTGTCTCCGTATTATGGAATCTGGGAGTGAACTCTCCAAGACG GTTGCTACTTTCATCCTGCAGAAGATCCTCTTGGACGACACAGGGCTGGCCTACATCTGCCAGACGTACGAGCGCTTCTCCCACGTGGCCATGATCCTC GGGAAGATGGTGTTGCAGTTGTCCAAAGAGCCTTCGGCGCGTCTGCTGAAGCACGTGGTTCGATGCTACCTCCGCCTCTCGGATAATCTCAG AGCACGAGAAGCGCTTCGTCAGTGTCTGCCCGACCAGCTGAAGGACAGCACCTTCGCGCAGGTGCTGAAGGACGACACCACCACCAAGCGTTGGCTGGCCCAGTTGGTGAAGAACCTCCAGGAGGGCCAGGTGACCGACGCCCGCGGCATCCCGTTGGCCCCGCAGTGA